A section of the Jaculus jaculus isolate mJacJac1 chromosome 6, mJacJac1.mat.Y.cur, whole genome shotgun sequence genome encodes:
- the LOC101616359 gene encoding 40S ribosomal protein S20-like: MAFKDTGKTPVEPEVAVHRIRITLTSRNVKSLEKVCADLIRGAKDKNLKVKGPVRMPTKTLRITTRKTPCGEGSKTWDPFQMRIHKRLIDVHSPSEIVKQITSISIEPGVEVEVTIADA, translated from the coding sequence ATGGCCTTTAAGGATACCGGAAAGACGCCTGTGGAACCGGAGGTGGCCGTCCACAGAATCCGGATCACCCTCACCAGCCGCAACGTGAAGTCCCTGGAGAAGGTGTGTGCTGACTTGATCAGAGGAGCCAAGGACAAGAACCTCAAAGTGAAAGGACCAGTTCGCATGCCCACCAAGACACTGAGAATAACTACAAGGAAAACACCTTGTGGTGAAGGTTCCAAAACATGGGATCCCTTCCAGATGAGAATCCACAAGCGACTCATTGATGTACACAGTCCCTCTGAGATTGTTAAACAGATTACTTCCATCAGCATTGAGCCAGGAGTGGAGGTTGAAGTCACCATTGCAGATGCCTAa